One window of Chitinispirillum alkaliphilum genomic DNA carries:
- a CDS encoding DNA polymerase III subunits gamma and tau, with amino-acid sequence MAYQVFARKWRPQNFDDVVGQEHITGTLCRAIESNRVAHAFIFAGTRGVGKTTTARILARALNCEQGPTASPCGVCTNCKSILGGSSFDVLEIDGASNNSVEDIRELRENIGYSSMGGKYRIFVIDEVHMLSKSAFNALLKTLEEPPANVIFIFATTEPHKIPATIHSRCQRYDFRRIGAEQILQRLIHICESEEISYERGALMLVARKADGSMRDSLSLLDQVYSFCAEGITENEVRSVLGIVGVEVYREIVDSIREKDPVPSIKAVKNVLYNGYDLHDFILGFQDHVRNLLFARIPGALEARGAELEKDVIEMFAEDSKLFAETDLLRMAEILKKTEAELRWSAFPRFLVEVMVLKLVYLDSTVSIEQLLKMAGKESPEPQESSSVSDQTSSETDSKKKNSLDSAGVSYTQNVEDSGNKTSLVKEVSGAELYKSDGSAENFIDTKVVVPQDLKENWPAFIDHLIHERPNLGAFMAQGRVLSVNDTTVDIQFGAECGFQYREINRKQNRDLITQILHRYTGAPVALRVTLEQRKKEAKVEPYAPEPVEKSGANLDEEIEKEPIIKTLLDLVDGEIIS; translated from the coding sequence ATGGCTTATCAGGTATTTGCAAGAAAATGGCGTCCTCAAAATTTTGATGATGTAGTTGGGCAGGAGCATATAACCGGCACACTCTGCAGGGCTATTGAATCAAACAGGGTTGCCCATGCCTTTATTTTTGCCGGGACGCGCGGAGTGGGTAAAACCACCACTGCACGTATTCTGGCCAGGGCTTTGAACTGTGAGCAGGGGCCAACCGCCAGTCCGTGTGGGGTTTGCACCAACTGCAAGAGTATTCTTGGGGGATCGAGTTTCGATGTTTTGGAGATTGACGGAGCCTCGAACAACTCTGTAGAAGATATCCGGGAGCTCAGGGAAAACATCGGCTACTCCTCAATGGGGGGTAAATACCGCATCTTCGTTATTGATGAAGTTCACATGCTTTCAAAATCAGCCTTCAATGCTCTTCTCAAGACCCTCGAGGAGCCGCCTGCAAATGTGATTTTCATTTTTGCCACAACCGAACCACATAAAATTCCTGCAACAATACATTCCAGGTGTCAAAGGTATGATTTCCGTCGCATAGGTGCCGAACAGATACTCCAAAGGCTTATTCACATATGTGAATCTGAGGAGATATCCTACGAACGCGGTGCCTTGATGCTTGTTGCACGCAAGGCCGACGGGAGCATGCGTGACTCGCTCAGTTTGCTTGATCAGGTATACTCATTCTGCGCAGAGGGGATCACAGAAAATGAGGTGCGCTCTGTTTTAGGGATCGTAGGGGTTGAGGTGTACCGGGAAATCGTAGACTCAATCAGAGAAAAAGATCCTGTTCCGTCCATTAAAGCTGTTAAAAATGTCCTCTATAACGGATACGATCTTCACGATTTTATCCTTGGTTTCCAGGATCATGTGAGAAATCTGCTTTTTGCCCGTATCCCCGGAGCGCTTGAAGCCCGCGGGGCCGAGCTTGAGAAGGATGTAATCGAGATGTTTGCTGAGGACTCAAAGCTCTTTGCCGAAACCGATCTTTTGCGCATGGCAGAGATTCTGAAGAAAACTGAAGCAGAACTGCGTTGGAGTGCGTTTCCGCGGTTTCTGGTTGAGGTTATGGTTTTAAAGCTGGTCTACCTTGACAGCACCGTAAGTATCGAGCAGCTTTTGAAAATGGCAGGAAAAGAGAGTCCCGAACCTCAGGAATCCTCTTCAGTCTCAGATCAGACCAGTTCGGAAACGGACAGTAAAAAAAAAAATAGTTTAGACTCTGCGGGTGTTTCTTACACTCAAAATGTTGAGGACTCCGGGAACAAAACGTCCCTGGTTAAAGAGGTATCAGGCGCTGAGTTGTATAAGTCTGATGGTTCTGCGGAGAATTTCATTGATACAAAAGTTGTAGTGCCGCAGGATTTAAAGGAAAACTGGCCCGCATTTATCGATCATCTCATTCACGAAAGGCCCAATCTGGGTGCCTTTATGGCTCAGGGCCGCGTTTTGTCGGTGAATGATACAACGGTGGATATTCAGTTTGGGGCAGAGTGTGGCTTTCAGTACAGAGAGATAAACAGAAAACAGAACCGTGATCTGATAACACAGATTCTGCACAGGTATACGGGTGCGCCAGTGGCGTTGAGAGTCACTCTTGAGCAGAGAAAAAAAGAGGCAAAAGTAGAACCTTATGCTCCGGAGCCGGTGGAAAAAAGCGGAGCAAATTTAGATGAGGAAATTGAAAAGGAGCCCATCATTAAGACTCTTTTGGATTTAGTTGATGGGGAAATAATTTCTTGA
- a CDS encoding damage-inducible protein CinA, whose translation MTSEENLRDILLRCRLTMSAAESCTGGLVSAALTSLPGSSAFFKGGIVAYDNSIKQKLLGVPEEILNSFGAVSSQTVERMASGVASLINSDCAVSVSGIAGPGGGSPEKPVGLVYIGSFAFSEVTSCRYVFSGNRHEIRAQAVEAALNQLITQLS comes from the coding sequence ATGACAAGCGAAGAAAACCTCAGGGATATTCTGCTGAGGTGCAGACTCACAATGTCTGCTGCTGAGTCCTGTACGGGGGGACTCGTGTCTGCCGCACTTACATCTCTTCCCGGATCATCCGCTTTTTTTAAGGGCGGTATTGTTGCGTATGATAACAGTATCAAGCAGAAACTCCTTGGTGTACCGGAGGAAATACTAAACTCTTTCGGCGCAGTGAGCTCACAAACCGTAGAGCGTATGGCTTCGGGTGTGGCTTCCCTTATAAATAGTGATTGTGCTGTTTCGGTCTCCGGGATCGCAGGACCCGGAGGGGGCAGCCCAGAAAAACCGGTCGGACTGGTTTACATCGGATCGTTCGCCTTCAGTGAAGTCACAAGCTGCAGATATGTTTTCAGTGGTAACAGGCATGAAATCAGGGCTCAGGCCGTAGAAGCTGCACTAAACCAATTGATAACTCAACTATCATAA
- a CDS encoding DNA-binding protein, YbaB/EbfC family — protein sequence MKNMNKMLKQAQKMQAQMMKAQEELGKTEVEGTAGGGMVKLVLNGRNEMVSININPDAVDPDDVEMLEDLIIAAYSNASEKIKEISDSTMGSISGGFNLPGM from the coding sequence ATGAAAAATATGAACAAAATGCTTAAGCAGGCTCAGAAGATGCAGGCTCAGATGATGAAAGCACAGGAGGAGCTTGGGAAAACTGAGGTAGAAGGAACCGCTGGCGGAGGGATGGTTAAGCTGGTGCTTAACGGCAGGAATGAAATGGTTTCAATAAATATAAATCCCGATGCGGTGGATCCCGATGATGTTGAAATGCTCGAAGATCTCATTATCGCGGCATATTCCAATGCTTCGGAGAAAATAAAAGAGATCAGTGACTCGACTATGGGATCCATATCCGGTGGTTTTAATCTGCCCGGAATGTAG
- a CDS encoding Pyruvate kinase, whose protein sequence is MRRMLRKTRIVATVGPGSSSAEKIKELLLAGVNVFRINFSHGNHQIQSERIETIRKVSDSLGLNPALLADLQGPKIRTGKTDGGRSVTLSSGSEVTITSDDVVCDENLISVDYPHLVEEISVGQRIMINDGLIKLEVDEIDKRTNRIHCVVVDGGVYSSRKGVNLPNVDLSVPSLTEKDREDIGLIVENDFQYVALSFVRRGKDIEKLREIIAPVRPDLKIIAKIEKPEAADNIEEILGVSDGIMVARGDLGVEMSPDVVPVVQKDLIRKANDSGKIVIVATQMLESMINHPLPTRAEAADVANAIIDDTDAVMLSGETAVGSYAVQSVETMSRIAFAAEQSEYCSTEIIDFHNSDRYPPHAMAEAAVWAARDMGGIPICLYTLSGDTAFYMAKLRNQSPVYVFSPDIHVVKMLSIAWNVEAFHLSFSEGDQVRMLRSGEEILVRKGILESGDTIAVLAGTTPVRGATNILRIKKVFEV, encoded by the coding sequence ATGAGAAGAATGCTTAGGAAGACGAGAATCGTTGCTACGGTGGGGCCGGGCAGCTCTTCTGCTGAAAAAATCAAAGAGTTGCTCTTGGCCGGGGTAAATGTTTTCAGAATCAACTTTTCGCATGGTAATCACCAGATTCAGAGTGAAAGAATTGAGACTATCCGCAAAGTTTCAGACAGCTTGGGTCTTAATCCTGCATTGCTTGCAGATCTTCAGGGTCCAAAAATCCGCACCGGTAAAACCGATGGGGGGCGCTCGGTCACACTTAGCAGTGGTTCTGAAGTCACAATCACATCTGATGATGTGGTGTGTGATGAAAACCTGATCTCTGTAGATTATCCTCACCTTGTGGAGGAGATCTCTGTCGGTCAGCGGATTATGATAAATGATGGGCTTATAAAGCTTGAAGTCGATGAGATAGATAAAAGAACCAACAGGATTCACTGCGTTGTGGTGGATGGGGGGGTATATTCATCCCGAAAAGGAGTAAATCTCCCCAATGTAGATCTGAGCGTGCCTTCTCTTACCGAAAAAGACAGAGAAGATATCGGGCTTATAGTGGAAAATGATTTTCAGTATGTGGCGCTCTCTTTTGTGAGGCGCGGAAAAGATATCGAGAAATTGAGGGAGATTATTGCTCCTGTTCGTCCTGATCTCAAAATTATAGCAAAAATAGAAAAGCCCGAAGCGGCAGATAATATTGAAGAGATTTTAGGCGTATCGGATGGAATAATGGTGGCAAGGGGGGATTTGGGAGTTGAGATGTCGCCTGATGTTGTTCCTGTTGTCCAGAAAGATCTTATCAGAAAAGCAAACGACAGTGGAAAAATCGTAATCGTCGCAACCCAGATGCTTGAGTCGATGATTAATCACCCCTTGCCTACAAGAGCTGAAGCTGCCGATGTGGCAAATGCCATCATTGATGACACCGATGCGGTGATGCTTTCAGGGGAAACGGCTGTGGGCAGTTATGCGGTGCAGTCGGTCGAAACAATGAGCCGTATTGCCTTTGCTGCGGAGCAGAGTGAATATTGTTCAACAGAGATAATCGATTTCCATAACAGTGACCGATATCCTCCCCACGCAATGGCTGAAGCTGCGGTTTGGGCCGCAAGGGATATGGGAGGTATACCGATCTGTCTCTATACCCTCTCCGGAGATACTGCCTTTTATATGGCAAAGCTTAGGAATCAGTCCCCGGTGTATGTATTCTCACCTGATATACACGTGGTAAAGATGTTATCGATTGCATGGAATGTGGAAGCATTTCACCTTAGTTTTTCAGAAGGGGATCAGGTCAGGATGCTTCGATCGGGTGAAGAAATTCTGGTCCGGAAAGGTATCCTGGAAAGCGGAGATACTATTGCTGTTTTGGCTGGTACCACACCTGTACGGGGTGCAACAAATATTTTGAGAATAAAAAAGGTGTTTGAGGTTTAG
- a CDS encoding Capsule polysaccharide export protein, with the protein MREREREYQRMSRQRDTSLPAWETDHFIPESLTVKQENDTLQQEDTTDTLAKEPDSLQLEHFGYNLFTKTPEAFKPSPVGPVDPGYTVGPGDALRLSVWGQTEFQSELTVSPEGKIFIPVAGQVHVAGVPFEQLEQNLKTLLSRHYSGLSTSPQRTFMHLTVARLRPIRVFVMGEVKQPGGYTVSSSANVFNVLYSVGGPKQSGSLRSISVVRNDSIISNVDIYEYLLTGRSGSDVRLRNNDVIFIPPRGKTIAVTGSVFRPAYYELKPGENFQDLLRFSGGIKSASNIERAHVRRILPFNQRGESGEMARVIDLNLKKHLEEGSEFALYDQDSLHFTPLFDDLRNYVKLTGAVQYPGTYQSDDMTLRDLVFRFGRTIDNRTLTSRADLIRLNDDRISTTVHPVNLERLLTDDSYNRLMQPGDEVIVYEIDVVESTERIITVEGEVRNPGEFLIDANMTVADAILRAGGFTSRALKNRVDVFRPDGGGPNTLARVHQITLPDSLNYTDERGREFLLQDRDRIVIRPDPNYAKENIVSVSGLVRYAGTYALEERNDRLSDILTRAGGVMPDAFLEGASVTRRGQRVVVDFESAFIEGRRREDIVLHHGDSIYIPPRPNHVMVHGEVNNEGLYGFVKGRRLNQYIDRAGGLSDSAQYALVTLPNGETNKHRLRRFSGNPRIPDGSEIYITKKPPKAPQPERTGPSIAEVIKDTLAIITSAVTIIVLVEGLRD; encoded by the coding sequence ATGAGAGAAAGGGAAAGAGAGTATCAGCGCATGAGCAGACAACGGGACACCTCTCTTCCCGCATGGGAAACAGACCACTTTATACCAGAATCACTTACAGTAAAGCAAGAGAATGACACTCTTCAACAGGAAGACACCACCGATACTCTGGCAAAAGAACCCGATTCATTGCAGCTTGAGCATTTCGGCTACAACCTGTTCACCAAAACACCCGAAGCATTCAAACCATCTCCGGTTGGCCCCGTAGATCCCGGTTATACCGTTGGGCCGGGTGATGCTCTGCGCCTGAGTGTCTGGGGGCAAACAGAGTTTCAGTCAGAGCTTACTGTCTCCCCTGAAGGCAAGATTTTTATCCCTGTGGCTGGTCAGGTACACGTGGCAGGTGTTCCGTTCGAACAGCTTGAACAAAACCTTAAAACCCTGCTTTCCCGTCATTATTCAGGCCTCTCCACTTCACCCCAGCGCACCTTCATGCACCTTACAGTAGCGCGCCTTCGGCCAATACGGGTATTTGTGATGGGAGAGGTGAAACAGCCGGGCGGCTACACAGTTTCAAGCTCTGCAAATGTGTTCAATGTGCTCTATAGTGTAGGTGGTCCAAAACAAAGCGGTAGTTTACGTTCCATATCCGTGGTTCGCAATGACAGCATCATATCAAATGTGGACATCTACGAATACCTTCTAACCGGAAGATCTGGAAGCGATGTACGCCTCAGAAACAATGATGTGATATTTATCCCACCGAGAGGTAAAACTATTGCTGTTACCGGATCGGTTTTCAGGCCTGCATACTATGAGCTCAAACCCGGTGAAAACTTCCAGGATCTTCTGAGATTTAGTGGCGGTATCAAAAGCGCATCAAATATCGAACGGGCCCACGTAAGAAGAATACTGCCATTTAATCAGAGAGGTGAATCGGGCGAAATGGCACGGGTAATCGATCTCAATCTGAAAAAGCATCTGGAAGAGGGAAGTGAATTTGCACTTTACGACCAGGATTCACTTCATTTTACTCCCCTGTTTGATGACTTGCGCAACTATGTTAAATTGACAGGTGCGGTGCAGTATCCGGGGACCTATCAAAGCGACGATATGACACTGCGGGATCTTGTATTCCGCTTTGGAAGAACCATTGACAACAGAACACTTACCAGCCGGGCAGATCTCATCAGACTCAATGACGACAGAATTTCCACTACCGTTCACCCTGTTAATCTTGAGAGGCTTCTCACAGATGACAGCTACAACAGGCTGATGCAGCCTGGAGATGAGGTCATAGTCTACGAAATCGATGTGGTTGAATCAACCGAGCGAATAATAACAGTTGAGGGTGAAGTCAGAAATCCCGGAGAATTTCTAATAGATGCTAACATGACCGTTGCGGACGCGATCCTTCGTGCCGGTGGATTCACTTCAAGGGCGCTTAAAAATAGGGTTGATGTGTTCCGGCCTGATGGAGGCGGCCCCAACACACTCGCACGTGTTCACCAGATTACGCTTCCCGATTCTCTCAACTACACCGATGAGAGAGGGAGAGAATTTCTCTTGCAGGACAGGGACAGAATTGTTATCAGGCCCGACCCTAACTATGCTAAGGAGAACATTGTGTCTGTTAGCGGTCTGGTCAGATATGCGGGCACCTATGCACTCGAGGAGCGTAATGATCGTCTCAGCGATATTCTTACCCGTGCGGGAGGTGTCATGCCCGATGCCTTTCTGGAAGGAGCGAGTGTCACCAGACGTGGTCAAAGAGTCGTAGTCGATTTTGAAAGTGCATTCATTGAGGGCAGAAGAAGAGAGGATATCGTTCTTCACCATGGCGACAGCATCTATATACCCCCAAGACCAAACCATGTGATGGTACATGGAGAGGTGAACAATGAAGGTCTCTATGGCTTTGTAAAGGGACGGCGCCTAAACCAGTACATTGACAGAGCCGGAGGATTATCAGACAGCGCACAGTATGCTCTTGTCACCCTGCCCAACGGAGAGACAAACAAACACAGACTCCGCCGCTTTTCTGGCAATCCCCGTATCCCGGACGGTTCAGAGATTTATATCACCAAAAAGCCCCCCAAAGCTCCCCAACCGGAGAGAACCGGCCCAAGCATTGCCGAGGTGATTAAAGACACTCTGGCGATTATTACCAGTGCGGTTACGATAATAGTGCTGGTGGAAGGGTTGAGGGATTAG
- a CDS encoding lipopolysaccharide biosynthesis protein: MKQTGNHSEQPASKVAADTTTSSDEISLIDLILILWRGKYIIIACTILATFSGVIHALRAPEVFTSTSHFITKTGRSGGAGNLGQLAAMAGVSMDRGGRVDPSEYLDRVIQDQHFLTTFYERKWFFGGDSLPLEEILEIEKDTTVGNWQHRYHMAKLDRIRRGNIIDLSKDVRTGILTLRSNAPDPQLAYDLNTYTLDWISDYIRNSLQTQAREKRSFIEERLSEVRADLQRSENALARFKERNIMSTSPKVVVEEGRLTRQVTLNQEMYLQLQKQYEMARIEELDDQTLVQVVRSAEVPVRRSRPKRTQMVIISSLVGVLLGLLMAFVHNCLLKVIRTLRLG; this comes from the coding sequence ATGAAACAAACAGGTAATCATTCAGAACAGCCAGCCTCAAAGGTCGCCGCAGATACTACTACCTCATCGGATGAAATTTCCCTTATCGATTTGATACTGATTTTGTGGAGGGGGAAGTATATCATTATTGCCTGCACCATACTGGCTACATTTTCCGGAGTGATTCATGCACTGCGGGCTCCGGAGGTGTTTACCTCTACTTCCCATTTTATTACCAAAACGGGGCGGTCTGGTGGAGCGGGGAATTTAGGACAACTTGCAGCAATGGCTGGAGTTTCTATGGACAGAGGGGGAAGGGTTGATCCTTCAGAATATCTCGACCGAGTGATCCAGGACCAACATTTTTTGACTACTTTTTATGAGAGAAAGTGGTTCTTTGGAGGAGATTCTCTTCCGCTGGAAGAGATACTTGAGATTGAGAAAGATACAACAGTAGGTAACTGGCAGCACAGGTATCATATGGCAAAGCTGGACAGGATCAGGAGAGGTAACATCATTGATCTAAGCAAAGACGTCAGAACAGGTATTCTTACCCTTCGCTCCAATGCCCCTGATCCGCAGCTTGCGTACGATTTAAACACATATACTCTTGATTGGATAAGTGATTACATTCGTAACTCCCTTCAGACACAAGCCCGGGAAAAGAGGAGCTTTATAGAGGAGAGGCTTAGTGAGGTCAGGGCTGATCTGCAGAGAAGTGAAAATGCACTTGCCAGGTTTAAAGAACGAAACATAATGAGCACTTCTCCTAAAGTAGTTGTAGAAGAAGGACGCCTTACAAGACAGGTAACGCTGAATCAGGAGATGTATCTGCAGCTACAGAAGCAGTATGAGATGGCGAGGATTGAGGAATTGGATGATCAGACACTGGTGCAGGTGGTGAGGAGCGCGGAGGTGCCAGTGAGGAGAAGCAGGCCGAAGAGGACGCAAATGGTAATAATATCTTCTTTAGTGGGTGTTCTTCTAGGGCTATTAATGGCTTTTGTTCACAATTGTTTGTTAAAAGTAATAAGAACACTTCGTTTGGGTTGA
- a CDS encoding Geranylgeranyl reductase family protein (ChlP, bchP): MSCTVRPKEVWNGFHHRKFYPGKKKSVHFTTRVSVYKALTKKTVKTVDVAVVGAGLAGAYTGFCLAQKGVDTIVFDNSMYPKNPDYVTLSQSEMYDRFLNKNYYVKKRIPAPEVISPRGKKFPSHGGRDVTMINRVELSRNILEQAMAEGCGVIKEKVLAVRQENGGWILGTKNGILHCRILIGADGVHSIVRKTVLDEHRKENLLFGAGFILGGTTIPKGFLKFLPNGELLKVCECDAGLNAGIFGPLETAYGRRRRLEALLKEQFGSLAVYSPWTSLLPAASFSHYFQKPCSGKNWILTGSAAGHVHPLSGEGAEFALASAELASQAIKCGDPRVFDSLWRDSYGEKLLSAVDFKKHIYSPVISDTLFFAAARSSTLASIISSYISPDSVLDKEAKWKIKDSFRILAELAGAK; the protein is encoded by the coding sequence TTGTCCTGTACCGTAAGGCCCAAGGAGGTCTGGAATGGATTTCACCACAGAAAATTCTACCCAGGTAAAAAGAAATCAGTTCATTTTACCACCAGGGTTAGCGTATACAAAGCTCTCACAAAAAAAACGGTTAAAACTGTTGACGTGGCGGTGGTGGGGGCGGGACTGGCCGGGGCGTATACCGGTTTCTGTCTTGCCCAGAAGGGTGTAGATACAATTGTATTCGATAACTCTATGTATCCAAAAAATCCTGATTATGTCACCCTTTCCCAGTCTGAAATGTATGACCGTTTTTTAAATAAAAACTACTACGTAAAAAAAAGGATCCCTGCACCTGAAGTGATATCCCCAAGGGGGAAAAAGTTCCCCTCTCACGGTGGGAGAGATGTAACCATGATTAACCGGGTTGAGCTTTCCCGCAACATTTTGGAACAGGCTATGGCTGAAGGGTGTGGTGTGATAAAGGAGAAGGTCCTGGCTGTAAGGCAGGAAAACGGGGGCTGGATACTCGGCACTAAAAACGGAATTCTTCATTGCCGCATACTGATTGGGGCTGATGGTGTGCACAGCATAGTGCGCAAAACGGTGCTTGACGAACACAGAAAAGAGAACCTGCTTTTTGGTGCCGGATTCATACTGGGAGGAACAACAATCCCCAAAGGATTTCTTAAATTCCTGCCCAATGGAGAGCTACTGAAAGTATGCGAATGTGATGCTGGACTCAATGCCGGCATTTTCGGGCCTCTCGAGACGGCATATGGAAGAAGAAGACGGCTTGAAGCGCTGTTAAAGGAACAGTTTGGAAGCCTGGCGGTCTACTCACCCTGGACTTCGCTTCTTCCCGCAGCCTCTTTCTCACACTACTTTCAGAAACCCTGCAGCGGAAAAAACTGGATCCTTACCGGTTCTGCGGCCGGACATGTCCACCCATTGAGTGGTGAAGGTGCGGAGTTTGCCCTCGCTTCGGCGGAGCTCGCCTCCCAGGCCATAAAGTGCGGAGATCCAAGAGTATTTGATTCCCTCTGGAGAGACTCCTACGGAGAAAAGCTCCTTTCAGCCGTGGATTTCAAAAAACATATCTATTCTCCTGTTATCTCGGATACGCTCTTTTTCGCTGCTGCAAGAAGCTCAACACTGGCTTCCATAATCTCTTCATATATTTCACCTGATTCTGTTTTGGATAAAGAAGCAAAGTGGAAGATTAAGGATAGCTTTCGTATTTTGGCTGAACTGGCGGGAGCGAAGTAA
- a CDS encoding Recombination protein RecR has protein sequence MLQSLEELVEALNGLPTIGRKSAWRLALHLLERPENEAIHLARTIEEVRKKITRCSVCFNYSEQSVCPICSSGSRDSSILCVVEKPSDLFTIEKAGRYKGLYHVLGGVLSPLNGITAEKLNVSELRKRVQENKPSELIIALGGNSDSETTALFLGRLLKAEGIRITRLARGLPAGMELEYADQVTLTQALNERTDFEYRDNL, from the coding sequence ATGCTTCAATCACTTGAAGAGCTGGTGGAGGCATTGAACGGTCTGCCCACCATCGGACGCAAAAGCGCCTGGAGGCTTGCTTTGCATCTTTTGGAACGTCCTGAGAACGAAGCGATTCATCTGGCCCGCACAATAGAAGAAGTTCGAAAAAAGATAACCAGGTGCAGTGTCTGTTTTAATTACAGTGAACAGAGTGTGTGTCCCATTTGCTCCTCAGGATCAAGGGACAGCTCCATTTTATGTGTGGTGGAGAAACCTTCAGACCTTTTCACTATTGAGAAGGCCGGGCGCTACAAGGGGTTGTATCATGTGCTTGGCGGGGTGCTTTCACCTCTTAACGGTATAACTGCAGAGAAACTGAATGTTTCAGAGCTGCGCAAACGTGTACAGGAAAATAAACCTTCAGAGCTGATTATAGCCCTGGGAGGCAACTCGGATTCGGAGACAACGGCGCTTTTTCTTGGCCGCCTGTTGAAGGCTGAGGGGATACGTATAACACGCCTTGCCCGTGGCCTTCCTGCGGGCATGGAGCTGGAGTATGCCGATCAGGTCACTCTGACTCAGGCGCTCAATGAGCGCACGGACTTTGAATACAGGGATAATCTATGA
- a CDS encoding Phosphatidylglycerophosphatase A, which produces MISKLMYWVRKTIATGFFTGYFPYGPGTVGSAITILLFYFAAEPLSFLFGPENAVSYWWVMVLLVGFCVLMTSKSKETFGREDPPQVVLDEITGQFITFFLIPISVRTLFLGFVLFRFFDIVKPFPVHAMEELEDGMGITMDDVVAGVLANVSLMLMISVYQWLVGFLT; this is translated from the coding sequence ATGATTTCAAAGCTAATGTATTGGGTGAGAAAAACGATTGCCACAGGTTTTTTTACCGGATATTTCCCTTATGGTCCGGGAACTGTGGGCTCGGCTATTACAATTTTGCTGTTTTATTTTGCCGCTGAACCGCTTAGTTTCCTTTTTGGGCCTGAAAATGCAGTTTCCTACTGGTGGGTGATGGTTCTGCTGGTGGGGTTTTGCGTATTGATGACATCCAAATCGAAGGAGACATTCGGAAGGGAAGATCCTCCCCAGGTTGTTCTGGATGAGATAACGGGTCAGTTTATCACATTTTTCCTGATCCCTATATCTGTGAGAACTCTCTTTTTGGGATTTGTTCTGTTTCGGTTTTTTGATATAGTAAAACCATTTCCGGTGCACGCCATGGAGGAGCTTGAGGATGGTATGGGGATTACCATGGATGATGTTGTTGCGGGTGTGCTGGCAAATGTGTCTTTGATGCTGATGATCTCTGTATATCAGTGGCTGGTCGGGTTTTTGACATGA